Proteins encoded within one genomic window of Pseudorasbora parva isolate DD20220531a chromosome 3, ASM2467924v1, whole genome shotgun sequence:
- the LOC137071671 gene encoding S-antigen protein-like produces MRTRRKRRHQDTEDTEDTRTRGQEDRRTGGHGGHGGQEDRRTGGQEDRRTGGHEDTKTRGHEDRRTGGHGGHEDRRTRRTGGHGGQEDTEDTEDRRTGGQEDRRTGGHEDTKTRGHEDRRTGGHGGHEDRRTGGQEDRRTRGQEDTKTRGHEDRRTGGHEDTRTRRTRRTRRHQDTEDTEDTRTRGQEDRRTRRHQDTEDTEDTRTRRTRRTRGQEDRRTGRHEDTRTGGQEDTEDRRTGGQEDTRTRGHEDTRTGGHGGHEDTRTRRHEDTRTRRTRRTRRTRRTGGQEDRRTGGQEDRRTRGQEDRRTRRTRRTRGQEDRRTRGHEDTRTGGQEDTKTRGHEDTRTGGQEDRRTGGHEDTRTRRTRRTRRHQDTEDTEDTRTRGQEDRRTRRHQDTEDTEDTRTRGHGGHGGHGGQEDRRTGGQEDRRTRRTGGHEDTRTRGHEDTRTGGQEDTEDTRTGGQEDTRTRGHEDTRTRRTRRHQDTEDTEDTRTRRTRRTRGHGGHGGQEDRRTGGQEDTEDTEDTEDTRTRGHEDTEDTEDTEDTEDTRTRGHGGHGGHGGHGGHGGHGGQEDRRTGGQEDTEDTEDTRTRRTRRTRGHEDTRTRGQEDTRTRGQEDTRTGGHEDTEDTEDTEDTRTCHSDGTDMFKTHRLSSTGYPAPVIQHRLSSTGYPAPVIQHRLSSTGYPAPVIQRRLSSTGYPEKFLSGSD; encoded by the coding sequence ATGAGGACACGGAGGAAACGAAGACACCAGGACACGGAGGACACGGAGGACACGAGGACACGAGGACAGGAGGACAGGAGGACAGGAGGACACGGAGGACACGGAGGACAGGAGGACAGGAGGACAGGAGGACAGGAGGACAGGAGGACAGGAGGACACGAAGACACGAAGACACGAGGACACGAGGACAGGAGGACAGGAGGACACGGAGGACACGAGGACAGGAGGACACGGAGGACAGGAGGACACGGAGGACAGGAGGACACGGAGGACACGGAGGACAGGAGGACAGGAGGACAGGAGGACAGGAGGACAGGAGGACACGAAGACACGAAGACACGAGGACACGAGGACAGGAGGACAGGAGGACACGGAGGACACGAGGACAGGAGGACAGGAGGACAGGAGGACAGGAGGACACGAGGACAGGAGGACACGAAGACACGAGGACACGAGGACAGGAGGACAGGAGGACACGAAGACACCAGGACACGGAGGACACGGAGGACACGAAGACACCAGGACACGGAGGACACGGAGGACACGAGGACACGAGGACAGGAGGACAGGAGGACACGAAGACACCAGGACACGGAGGACACAGAGGACACGAGGACACGGAGGACACGGAGGACACGAGGACAGGAGGACAGGAGGACAGGAAGACACGAGGACACGAGGACAGGAGGACAGGAGGACACGGAGGACAGGAGGACAGGAGGACAGGAGGACACGAGGACACGAGGACACGAGGACACGAGGACAGGAGGACACGGAGGACACGAGGACACGAGGACACGAAGACACGAAGACACCAGGACACGGAGGACACGGAGGACACGGAGGACACGGAGGACAGGAGGACAGGAGGACAGGAGGACAGGAGGACAGGAGGACAGGAGGACACGAGGACAGGAGGACAGGAGGACACGGAGGACACGGAGGACACGAGGACAGGAGGACAGGAGGACACGAGGACACGAGGACACGAGGACAGGAGGACAGGAGGACACGAAGACACGAGGACACGAGGACACGAGGACAGGAGGACAGGAGGACAGGAGGACAGGAGGACACGAAGACACCAGGACACGGAGGACACGGAGGACACGAAGACACCAGGACACGGAGGACACGGAGGACACGAGGACACGAGGACAGGAGGACAGGAGGACACGAAGACACCAGGACACGGAGGACACGGAGGACACGAGGACACGAGGACACGGAGGACACGGAGGACACGGAGGACAGGAGGACAGGAGGACAGGAGGACAGGAGGACAGGAGGACACGGAGGACAGGAGGACACGAGGACACGAGGACACGAGGACACGAGGACACGAGGACAGGAGGACAGGAGGACACGGAGGACACGAGGACAGGAGGACAGGAGGACACGAGGACACGAGGACACGAGGACACGAGGACACGGAGGACACGAAGACACCAGGACACGGAGGACACGGAGGACACGAGGACACGGAGGACACGGAGGACACGAGGACACGGAGGACACGGAGGACAGGAGGACAGGAGGACAGGAGGACAGGAGGACACGGAGGACACGGAGGACACGGAGGACACGAGGACACGAGGACACGAGGACACGGAGGACACGGAGGACACGGAGGACACGGAGGACACGAGGACACGAGGACACGGAGGACACGGAGGACACGGAGGACACGGAGGACACGGAGGACACGGAGGACAGGAGGACAGGAGGACAGGAGGACAGGAGGACACGGAGGACACGGAGGACACGAGGACACGGAGGACACGGAGGACACGAGGACACGAGGACACGAGGACACGAGGACAGGAGGACACGAGGACACGAGGACAGGAGGACACGAGGACAGGAGGACACGAGGACACGGAGGACACGGAGGACACGGAGGACACgaggacttgtcattctgacGGCACCGACATGTTCAAAACt